The nucleotide sequence ATACAGTATAACATTCTAgaagaataataataagagtATCTATATGTATAGTCCTTTTGTTGTCACAAAATGCTGGTAATGCAACAGCAACCCATCTCcattcttcctattttttcaggTCTAGTAACAAGTGATGCATCAAACTCAATACCAGTGGATCCATCTCAAATACAACCATTCCTAGTATGTACATTTCTTTGTACGAATCTTAACTAAAGACATGGAAAATGGTTCTCTTCATTCATTTTATGGTAAATACTTCAAAGCAAACTTCATGTGGAAGTTTATAAATCATACAGTACCCAACATCCTGCCTTCATCAAGGACCTATTTGTCAGGTAGCTTGAACTTAATTGCTAAAAGGGAATGCATACTTCACGTGAAAAAAACAAGTGAAATACTCAAACCTTATTACCAATATCTACCCTGTTTCCAGTTCTTTTTCTTTACCATATACCCTcccaaaataaacaaattaggATAAGCTTCTTGAGGATGAAAGAGAACTAAGCTATACATATTTTAGGTTTTAACCacacataacaaaaatattaactaaTGTATGCTCCAATCCTCAATTGTTGCACTAGATGAAGCCTTTTAGACAAGCCATATGTTCTAAGAACATTctcaaacaaataaaatttatagtaGATATAGCATTGGCATTGGAATCCCTATTCAGTGCCAATATCAATAAACTATACTGCTCCACATAATCTTGGCATCGCAGTACACAAAGTTTTCCACTGGATGATCTTAAGGTAAATATGGTCATGGCTCTACAATATGAAAAGGAGACTAAACAATCAATTTGCATGTAATAAGCAAAGTTTTACTGACATAGAATACCCTTTTCTCAGCTTTTTTTCCAAAAGTATGAAACTGAAGAAACacttcaaaatgaaaatcaaagaaCAGAGAATAacagaaaggaagaagaacacCATACCTCTATTAGCTCTATTAGTAACAGTATACCCATCAATATATCCAGTTGAGTTTTTGGGTATAATGTCTGATGTCACTTTGCTATGCCCATTACCAAAAGCACCCGCGCTCTCCAACTCTGGAGATGATGACTGCCAAGTAAGATTGTCATAAAATGAACCACCTCCATAGAAGTTTCCCAAAGGTCCATCAAGACCATCACTTGATGATGTTGGGACAGTACTACTTTCACTGTTTTTTCGGTAATTCTCCACTCGTGACCTGAAACTATTGTCCGTGTTTAAGTTGCCACCGCTGTACATTGGATCCATGCCTCCAACTAGGCCAGAAATGTTGGAGGAACCCCAAATTGCTCCAATAGTGCCATAAGCATCAGCAAATTCTTTATTTCCACTTTCAGGCCCCCCAAAATCATTGTAGTTTGCAGAATTTGAATTATAGTTAGAAGTCCCATTCCCCCACATGTTCTGAGTTGCTGAACTTAAAATAGAACCAGTTCCACCACCATACTCAACAGGACTGCTATACCTGTTTGGGCTACTAGTATGGAAAGGGTTCAATCCACGCCCATAGCCAATAGCAGACCTGAAGTTTCCGCTTCCTCTGTAGCTTGGACTTAATCCAGGCTCAAAATTTAATCCCATCCCATAACCAGGAGAGTTAAATGGAAGATAACCACTCCGCCCAACTGTAACAGGATTGAATCTACCATCCAACCTCATTCCATATCCTCCAACTGAGCTTGGATTATATCCCTGAGTGTAGGCATTCAGGAAACTACTAACCCTACTCAGGCCATAGCCATATCCGGACAACTGGTTCCGACTTGGCCCTGGAGATAACTCCTTGGGGACAGCCCGCTTAACCTCAACCATTTTACCATTAAGTTCATGAAAGGTCTTGAGCAACACTTTGTCTACAGATTCTTCTGAATCAAATGTGATAAACCCAAATCCCCTAGGCCTTTGGGTCATGTGGTCATACATGACCACAACATCCGTGATTGTACCAAACTGATCAAAATACTTTTTGAAGTCATTCTCTGTGACTGTTGATGCTAAACCTCCCACAAAAATCTTTTTTGTACGAATAAGACCTGGTGACACCTGAAGGCTGCCATTGTTTCTGTTTATCATGTTTTGATCATCCCTCGGAACAGCTTTCTTTGCTTCAACCTGTGAACAAAAAGCCAGCTAATGATAATGAATATCTACTGGGTgctaatttaaagaaaaaaaaatagtctatTGCATTTATGATTGAGACTTCTTTTATAGTTAATGTAaatgacaatttttcaaaaacaggagttcaaaattttgaccaGTTTTTAAGTCATCTGTCATTTTCATTCTTCCCTATTGTATGCTAAcaggattttca is from Diospyros lotus cultivar Yz01 chromosome 2, ASM1463336v1, whole genome shotgun sequence and encodes:
- the LOC127795967 gene encoding heterogeneous nuclear ribonucleoprotein 1-like; amino-acid sequence: MEMEPGKLFIGGIAWDTNEDRLREYFQTFGDIVEAVIMKDRNTGRARGFGFVVFADPAVAERVVKEKHMIDGRTVEAKKAVPRDDQNMINRNNGSLQVSPGLIRTKKIFVGGLASTVTENDFKKYFDQFGTITDVVVMYDHMTQRPRGFGFITFDSEESVDKVLLKTFHELNGKMVEVKRAVPKELSPGPSRNQLSGYGYGLSRVSSFLNAYTQGYNPSSVGGYGMRLDGRFNPVTVGRSGYLPFNSPGYGMGLNFEPGLSPSYRGSGNFRSAIGYGRGLNPFHTSSPNRYSSPVEYGGGTGSILSSATQNMWGNGTSNYNSNSANYNDFGGPESGNKEFADAYGTIGAIWGSSNISGLVGGMDPMYSGGNLNTDNSFRSRVENYRKNSESSTVPTSSSDGLDGPLGNFYGGGSFYDNLTWQSSSPELESAGAFGNGHSKVTSDIIPKNSTGYIDGYTVTNRANRGIAA